From a single Pseudalkalibacillus hwajinpoensis genomic region:
- a CDS encoding GntR family transcriptional regulator, with amino-acid sequence MSSIDLSRNALSNHIAEHITNQIITGELQPGEKLIENTYAEEYGTSRAPIREAIFLLTIEGLVERIPRKGAVVKGYTESEIYDLLEIRIMLESLAMKRIAENGVNGELVEEMEKLLEQMHEEDDINHYTEMNHSFHMCIVDMSHSDVIKNMYTRLKMPLLRIQSLSFAKEGNIGKSIKEHHVIVKLLKESNVVEAGEILHQHNQDVIASIRNRLFQEKGIKPLDN; translated from the coding sequence TTGAGTTCGATCGATTTAAGTAGAAACGCACTTTCCAATCATATTGCAGAACACATTACAAATCAGATTATTACCGGCGAGCTTCAGCCGGGTGAAAAGTTGATTGAAAATACATATGCTGAAGAATACGGGACGAGTAGGGCACCTATTCGAGAAGCTATTTTTTTATTAACAATTGAAGGACTCGTTGAACGAATTCCAAGAAAAGGTGCAGTCGTTAAAGGCTATACGGAAAGTGAAATCTATGACTTGTTAGAAATTCGAATCATGCTTGAGTCACTGGCAATGAAACGGATCGCGGAAAATGGAGTGAATGGAGAGCTGGTAGAAGAGATGGAGAAGCTCCTCGAGCAAATGCATGAAGAAGATGACATTAACCATTACACCGAGATGAATCATTCGTTTCATATGTGTATTGTAGACATGAGTCATAGCGATGTAATTAAGAACATGTACACACGTTTGAAAATGCCTCTTTTAAGAATTCAGAGTCTTTCTTTTGCGAAAGAAGGGAATATCGGGAAATCAATTAAAGAGCATCACGTTATTGTGAAACTCTTGAAAGAAAGCAACGTGGTAGAGGCAGGGGAAATACTCCATCAACATAATCAAGATGTTATTGCTAGTATAAGGAATCGGTTGTTTCAAGAGAAAGGGATAAAACCACTAGATAA
- a CDS encoding TerC family protein, with product MESLWLEYAWALLILIGLEGLLSADNALVLAVIAKHLPEDEKRKAINYGIIMAFVFRFGALFAISFIANVWQIQAIGAAYLLYLGLKHVIQARLGKKNENIHKDEEKEAAGKGFWPTVGKIALADLAFAIDSILAAVAIALGLPESPLGDFGGMDGGQFIVVLLGGIAGLILIKFAATWFVQLLTKRPALETTAYAIVAWVGVKLAVITLAHEDIAVIDHDFPHSPAWTLIFYGVLVGIALIGWFAPAKKPSQISDKS from the coding sequence ATGGAGTCACTATGGCTAGAGTATGCTTGGGCATTGTTAATTCTAATCGGATTAGAAGGATTGTTATCAGCTGATAACGCTCTTGTACTAGCAGTTATCGCCAAACATTTACCCGAAGATGAGAAAAGAAAAGCTATAAATTACGGAATCATTATGGCCTTTGTTTTTCGATTTGGAGCTCTTTTTGCCATTTCGTTTATCGCAAACGTCTGGCAGATCCAGGCGATAGGAGCAGCATATCTTCTTTACTTAGGGTTAAAGCATGTTATTCAGGCGCGTCTCGGGAAAAAGAATGAGAATATTCATAAGGACGAGGAAAAGGAAGCTGCAGGAAAAGGCTTCTGGCCGACAGTAGGGAAGATTGCGCTGGCTGACCTCGCCTTTGCAATTGATTCGATACTCGCTGCAGTTGCGATTGCCCTTGGTCTTCCAGAATCACCTCTCGGCGATTTCGGCGGTATGGACGGCGGGCAGTTTATTGTCGTTCTTCTCGGCGGTATTGCGGGCCTTATCTTGATTAAGTTTGCAGCCACCTGGTTTGTGCAACTTCTTACAAAACGTCCTGCTTTGGAAACCACAGCATATGCCATTGTTGCTTGGGTCGGTGTCAAACTTGCTGTCATTACTCTTGCCCATGAGGATATTGCGGTCATAGATCATGATTTCCCCCACAGTCCAGCTTGGACTTTGATATTCTATGGCGTCTTAGTCGGTATTGCCCTAATCGGCTGGTTTGCACCGGCAAAAAAGCCATCTCAGATTTCAGATAAATCCTAA
- a CDS encoding helix-turn-helix domain-containing protein, whose protein sequence is MIGENLRKHRLKKGITLTELAQRSKVSKSYLNSLERNIKNNPSINLVKRLANELGTDIYQIIGEEKNSENPINEREEWRSFIKNVRDAGIENGELSEYKELIDYIKWKNRKVGG, encoded by the coding sequence ATGATAGGAGAAAATCTTAGGAAACATCGACTGAAAAAAGGGATTACATTAACCGAATTAGCTCAGCGGTCGAAAGTCTCTAAATCTTATTTAAATAGTCTTGAAAGAAATATTAAAAATAATCCATCAATCAACCTGGTTAAACGGCTCGCAAATGAATTAGGTACGGATATTTATCAAATTATTGGTGAAGAAAAAAATAGTGAAAACCCAATCAATGAGAGAGAAGAATGGAGAAGTTTCATTAAAAATGTGAGAGATGCTGGGATTGAAAATGGGGAGTTGAGTGAATATAAAGAGTTGATTGACTATATAAAATGGAAGAATAGAAAAGTTGGGGGGTAA
- a CDS encoding phosphatidylinositol-specific phospholipase C/glycerophosphodiester phosphodiesterase family protein has protein sequence MKSWLLKSIFVFSALLFPFTTVSAAVSDSPDETSSVQPLSKAHAHNDYWHDRPLLDALENGFTSVEADVWLQDGDLFVAHDREEIESGRTLKSLYLNPLAEITKNNKGPVFAEYDQDFLLWIDIKSEDEATYRELHEQLRNYQNMLTKFVPSGVKRGSVTVIVSGNRPRDLMESQTVRYATYDGRMSDLGSDASNEFISVISDNWNNHFSWNGEGEMPKAEQEKLHRIVSTAHENGRIVRFWATPDSRSEERKAVWQELLNAGVDLINSDDLSGLQKFLKKNDENPTEPHLNW, from the coding sequence ATGAAAAGTTGGTTATTGAAGTCGATCTTTGTTTTTTCAGCATTATTATTTCCATTCACGACTGTATCTGCGGCTGTTTCCGACTCACCCGATGAAACATCATCTGTACAACCACTATCAAAAGCACACGCGCATAATGATTATTGGCATGACCGTCCTCTATTAGATGCCTTGGAGAATGGCTTTACCAGTGTAGAAGCAGATGTCTGGCTTCAAGATGGAGATCTTTTTGTCGCTCATGATCGAGAGGAGATCGAATCTGGTCGTACGTTGAAATCTCTTTATTTGAACCCCTTAGCGGAAATCACCAAGAATAACAAAGGACCAGTCTTTGCAGAATATGATCAAGATTTTCTCCTGTGGATTGATATTAAGTCGGAGGATGAAGCTACATACCGTGAATTGCATGAACAGCTTCGCAACTATCAAAATATGCTTACAAAATTTGTACCATCTGGTGTAAAACGTGGATCCGTAACAGTGATCGTTTCTGGAAACCGTCCACGTGACTTAATGGAAAGTCAAACTGTCCGTTATGCCACCTATGATGGACGCATGAGTGATCTAGGTTCTGATGCTTCAAATGAGTTTATTTCTGTAATTAGTGACAATTGGAATAACCACTTTTCTTGGAATGGAGAAGGGGAGATGCCAAAAGCTGAACAGGAGAAGCTGCACAGGATTGTTTCTACTGCACATGAAAATGGACGGATCGTTCGATTCTGGGCTACACCGGACAGTCGGTCTGAAGAGAGAAAAGCAGTTTGGCAGGAACTGTTAAATGCTGGTGTCGACTTAATAAACAGTGATGATCTTTCAGGCTTGCAGAAATTCCTTAAGAAAAATGACGAAAATCCGACTGAACCTCACCTCAATTGGTAA
- the madM gene encoding malonate transporter subunit MadM: MFEILSNVFKDNGLIVSFAVIGAAMYISYFISDKLTRGRLHGSAVAIIVGLVLAYIGGVTTGGEQGLSDVGIFAGIGLMGGGMLRDFAIVATAFGASFDEIKKAGLSGVLALFLGVIVSFIVGVVIAYAFGYTDAVSLTTIGAGAATYIVGPVTGTALGASSEVITLSIAAGLVKSILTMIGTPFIAKYIGLNNPRSAIVYGGLMGTTSGVAGGLAATDPKLVPYGAMTATFYTGLGCLLVPSVLFLITRSIVG; the protein is encoded by the coding sequence ATGTTCGAAATATTAAGTAACGTTTTTAAAGATAACGGCTTAATTGTTTCGTTTGCTGTCATTGGTGCCGCAATGTACATTTCCTATTTCATCTCCGATAAACTAACTAGAGGACGACTTCATGGATCAGCAGTCGCTATAATCGTTGGTCTTGTGCTTGCCTATATCGGAGGGGTAACGACAGGCGGAGAACAAGGACTTTCAGACGTCGGGATCTTCGCTGGCATCGGGCTAATGGGTGGTGGAATGCTTCGTGACTTTGCCATTGTAGCCACAGCATTCGGTGCAAGCTTCGATGAAATTAAGAAAGCGGGTTTAAGCGGTGTATTAGCTCTCTTCCTTGGGGTTATCGTTTCATTTATAGTCGGGGTAGTCATCGCCTATGCATTTGGTTACACAGATGCCGTCAGCTTAACTACCATTGGAGCAGGTGCAGCAACATACATAGTTGGTCCAGTCACAGGTACCGCTCTAGGAGCAAGCTCAGAAGTGATTACTCTTAGCATTGCAGCAGGTCTTGTTAAATCGATCCTTACCATGATTGGAACACCATTTATCGCCAAGTATATTGGTTTAAATAACCCACGTTCTGCGATCGTATACGGGGGACTCATGGGTACCACAAGCGGTGTCGCCGGAGGATTAGCAGCAACTGATCCTAAGCTCGTGCCTTATGGAGCTATGACCGCTACCTTTTATACAGGGCTAGGATGTTTACTTGTTCCATCCGTGTTATTTTTAATTACCAGGTCTATTGTGGGTTAG
- the madL gene encoding malonate transporter subunit MadL — protein sequence MVVYGVALLAVCLLAGAFIGDLLGVLVGVDANVGGVGIAMIILVLTVDYMKKKNKLTINFEAGIAFWSAMYIPIVIAMAAKQNVVAAIDGGPVAILAGIVAVAVSWAMVPLLSNIGKKKYEANEAKVIGGDNHVRNIK from the coding sequence TTGGTTGTTTATGGTGTTGCCTTGTTGGCAGTTTGCTTATTGGCTGGTGCGTTCATTGGGGACTTACTAGGCGTCCTTGTAGGTGTAGATGCGAATGTTGGTGGTGTTGGAATTGCTATGATCATCCTTGTTCTGACAGTGGATTACATGAAAAAGAAAAACAAATTGACTATTAATTTTGAGGCAGGAATTGCTTTCTGGAGCGCCATGTATATACCAATTGTTATTGCAATGGCTGCTAAACAAAATGTCGTCGCTGCTATCGATGGCGGACCTGTGGCAATTTTGGCAGGGATTGTCGCCGTTGCAGTCAGTTGGGCCATGGTACCTTTACTCAGTAATATTGGGAAAAAGAAATATGAAGCCAACGAAGCTAAGGTGATTGGAGGAGACAATCATGTTCGAAATATTAAGTAA
- a CDS encoding DUF2922 domain-containing protein, whose protein sequence is MAKTLELQFNTEFNKPFSITLSDPIEPVNPVAVSAAMNAVIAQNCFSTSGGNVVAKKGARIIERNESDIVIG, encoded by the coding sequence ATGGCTAAAACTCTTGAGCTTCAATTCAACACCGAGTTCAACAAACCGTTCTCTATCACGCTGAGTGATCCGATTGAACCTGTTAACCCGGTAGCGGTTTCTGCTGCGATGAATGCTGTGATCGCACAGAATTGCTTTTCAACAAGTGGTGGTAATGTTGTCGCGAAGAAAGGCGCTCGTATTATCGAGCGTAATGAAAGTGACATTGTGATTGGCTAA
- a CDS encoding PhoX family protein has protein sequence MKRRQFLTYMGSSTAALVAASSGLNTLTNQANAMTANHLMDGDPKGKGKGKSLTAPFIPIDRTWENDLVLAKGYSYNIVASYGNVINSKGEKFGDAADLTVYFPIDSLEGGNNSEEGLIWVNHEFPEPENYMKMLGINPDNFEKSKLGSYPQLLKMEKEAVGGSVIHVKKESGEWKLVKDDKFNRRVDGTTSIKLTGPASGSKAVKGATTVEGTLGNCSGGLTLWNTALSCEENTFYGDDYGWPNFTDEHYGWIVEVDPFNLDRPVCKHTALGRFAHENAAMGTTKDGRVVIYMGDDKRDEFFFKFISDKKYNPTNREMNFNLLESGTLYVANLGNQEWIALDYESNEKLQNYEASGEKFFSGQADVLTYAREAARAVGATPLDRPEDVEIHPIDGSVFLSLTNNSNHGNFYGQIIRFEPAEGDHGSEKFTFQVFVAGGGESGITCPDNLHFDSKGNLWVVEDFGATEDNVYAAYKNCGVFMIPTDGKNYGTPFQFASGPQGSEVTGPWLTPDEKTLFLDVQHPDTWNQYPGYDFGRSSLVAVQGGHFKK, from the coding sequence ATGAAAAGGCGTCAATTTTTAACGTATATGGGAAGCAGTACTGCTGCATTGGTCGCTGCTTCCTCAGGCCTGAACACCTTAACAAATCAAGCAAATGCCATGACAGCTAACCATTTGATGGATGGAGATCCAAAAGGAAAAGGAAAAGGGAAATCTCTAACAGCACCTTTTATACCTATAGATCGTACGTGGGAAAACGATCTAGTCCTTGCCAAAGGATATAGCTATAACATCGTTGCATCCTATGGAAATGTGATTAACTCTAAAGGTGAAAAATTTGGGGATGCCGCTGACCTTACTGTGTACTTCCCTATCGATAGCTTAGAAGGCGGAAATAACTCAGAAGAGGGTTTGATCTGGGTCAATCATGAATTTCCAGAGCCAGAAAATTATATGAAAATGCTTGGGATCAACCCGGATAATTTTGAAAAATCGAAGCTTGGCAGCTATCCTCAGCTTTTAAAAATGGAAAAAGAAGCTGTTGGTGGCTCTGTCATTCATGTTAAAAAAGAAAGCGGTGAATGGAAGCTTGTAAAGGACGACAAATTTAACCGCCGTGTAGACGGTACAACTTCGATTAAGCTAACTGGACCTGCCTCAGGAAGTAAAGCTGTGAAAGGGGCAACAACAGTTGAAGGAACACTTGGAAACTGCAGCGGTGGGCTGACGCTTTGGAACACGGCACTATCATGTGAAGAAAACACGTTCTACGGCGACGATTACGGATGGCCGAACTTCACGGACGAGCATTATGGATGGATCGTTGAGGTAGACCCATTTAATCTTGATCGACCAGTATGCAAACATACGGCACTGGGCCGCTTTGCTCACGAGAACGCAGCGATGGGAACAACGAAAGACGGCAGAGTTGTTATTTATATGGGTGACGATAAGCGCGACGAGTTTTTCTTTAAATTCATAAGTGATAAGAAATACAATCCGACGAACCGTGAAATGAATTTTAATCTGCTAGAAAGCGGAACGTTATATGTTGCGAATCTCGGGAACCAAGAATGGATCGCACTGGACTATGAATCGAATGAAAAACTGCAAAACTATGAAGCTAGCGGTGAAAAATTCTTCTCTGGACAAGCTGATGTGTTAACGTATGCCCGTGAAGCTGCTCGTGCAGTTGGTGCCACCCCACTAGATCGTCCGGAAGACGTAGAGATCCATCCGATTGACGGTAGCGTATTTTTATCATTAACCAACAATTCCAATCATGGAAATTTTTATGGACAAATCATTCGTTTTGAACCAGCTGAAGGGGACCACGGAAGTGAAAAGTTTACATTTCAGGTGTTCGTTGCCGGCGGAGGTGAAAGCGGGATTACATGCCCTGATAATCTTCATTTTGATAGCAAGGGCAACTTATGGGTAGTGGAAGACTTTGGTGCTACAGAAGATAATGTTTATGCTGCTTATAAAAACTGCGGAGTTTTTATGATACCAACAGACGGAAAGAACTACGGGACACCGTTCCAGTTTGCATCGGGCCCTCAGGGAAGTGAAGTGACGGGTCCCTGGTTAACACCGGATGAAAAGACATTGTTCTTGGATGTCCAACATCCAGACACATGGAATCAATATCCTGGATATGACTTTGGTCGGTCTTCTCTTGTCGCGGTACAAGGTGGCCACTTCAAAAAATAA